One genomic segment of Canis aureus isolate CA01 chromosome 37, VMU_Caureus_v.1.0, whole genome shotgun sequence includes these proteins:
- the POM121L2 gene encoding LOW QUALITY PROTEIN: POM121-like protein 2 (The sequence of the model RefSeq protein was modified relative to this genomic sequence to represent the inferred CDS: inserted 5 bases in 4 codons; deleted 4 bases in 3 codons), whose protein sequence is MSRSRALRPHSPRDRQTARSLARRPAGKQPVCKHSKPWSLSDPIHTYPIGIGFWKAKKSVLAVFGGIRGDIRGLGPQGRRGVTRIRTPGRPWTGPGGRSIRSSSSRRMIRPGDENVEAAGKEKRGKRQLDPRIRCPGLQAARSPGSVSSPAHPERHQHPPCGAGTSRLTPTLGNLRADPSLGDGAGTRAAQSLTALWAPARPRAPSWRVPRAPPPPPRAHRPGAALKPQDRTASCWSCGGHSPRSPRGCRAPETRALSLRRDPVQPSAEQGALRLRLSQPETSGTDQLLGKLGSPRSSPPEVRTGETGRPPNRRRAQPLQQVHRVRQVHRAPCPALRHRPGRKRPNCDPASPTAWVANESCRRFPMERAPDSIVGPLPSDWWESYLQRTVWSLRHVGAVCSPVTIKIAPPKPKVLLSSPPAEVRDSAGSSPSEKPPDPCAKETVLRALRECKKGRARLEESRVPRACQVREGVPEARPSTFKPLMKNGVLTSFVPTPGALKRSLDSWSSDHSLNKRSSCSSMNSLASTRTGGPLGSRRNAISSSYSSSKAFSESWKRSVPSASLQPPERPVKKKGKGHHSHSLVPMYSDQFPAASGEPSLQXPQLFSSPGDLLSQTPPAQLGDADPEGDVALGKKGRLQWSNPAREETPEGTTHSGSDTWSAAQPSLSLPVXLAGTAPTQGTNPQMESLADRQEPPGEDVSVAHSPLEVWRLLSSHGFPCXQSGPLLGTSSDSHPTATSILLTPVSPTCPVTDATGPHLPLLGLPCPPPPPTTTLPVQSTLFGVSSPAPHFPASSCPAATSAGHXSSPVWGPPPYSEIRGSLYSSTSVVAAASSTPAVFAPTFKPIFGGLGPLKTLPRIAHFSFKQTSPPAPPTSTHLLHSLVKTTSVVMATTPGSTSKDSSFTQPLDFGVSTSTMDSTYSIPSTCHTLLLGAACAFRASFSPDTSFIFPPQQRATIPTVHTVTIFSQVLTSAVQISPNKSTANFRGVGDPLSASALVTTNQPSLSSSISSPTLAFAVSLGSGSRPSFPLSPGATSQPAFRATGGQKPGALQPALGPSFSSSFIFGNSAVVSPTSTLTPSQPAFSSTTQSPCGGLTPSASTFHIPSSILPNLGSTLAGFPFGQPSTTDIGVVYQTHQNGACGSVFSSTAPRPFAFGGLVTPMDCGEIGISAPDMSSKSGAFSIGAVPSGTTSTITPFGKGCSQNTQGLTSQNTPFVVGRASISARKTMSGGPCMAPFAQGMPVPGPIQTNSSLGFGMPSPLAQGSPGRGPFRSSASSFSIGAISKPPKNREQRHSRRHHAHKK, encoded by the exons GGTGACCAGGATTCGGACCCCGGGAAGACCCTGGACCGGGCCGGGAGGTCGTAGCATTCGGAGCTCGTCCTCCCGGCGGATGATCCGCCCTGGAGACGAAAACGTAGAGGCGGCAGGAAAGGAGAAGCGAGGGAAACGTCAGCTCGATCCCCGAATTCGGTGTCCAGGGTTGCAGGCCGCTCGGAGCCCCGGGTCTGTCTCCAGCCCTGCGCACCCCGAGCGCCACCAGCACCCACCCTGCGGGGCTGGGACCTCACGGCTCACCCCGACTCTGGGGAACCTGCGGGCTGACCCGTCC CTCGGGGACGGCGCGGGGACTCGGGCCGCACAGTCCCTGACCGCGCTGTGGGCACCAGCGAGACCGCGCGCTCCCTCCTGGCGGGTcccccgcgcgccgccgccgccgccgagagCGCACAGGCCTGGCGCCGCGCTGAAGCCTCAGGACCGCACAGCGAGCTGCTGGAGCTGCGGCGGCCACTCTCCCCGGTCCCCAAGGGGCTGCCGAGCGCCCGAGACCCGCGCACTTTCCTTGCGCCGGGATCCGGTTCAACCGTCCGCGGAACAAGGCGCACTCCGACTCCGGCTGAGTCAGCCAGAAACCTCGGGAACCGACCAGTTACTGGGCAAGCTGGGGTCCCCGCGGTCGTCGCCACCAGAGGTGCGCACGGGCGAGACCGGGAGGCCGCCGAACCGCCGACGGGCTCAGCCGCTTCAACAGGTCCACCGGGTTCGGCAAGTCCATCgcgcc ccctgccctgccctgcggcACAGACCTGGGAGGAAGCGGCCAAACTGCGACCCTGCCAGTCCCACCGCGTGGGTGGCCAATGAGTCTTGCAGGCGCTTTCCCATGGAGAGGGCCCCCGATTCCATTGTGGGGCCCCTTCCCTCGGACTGGTGGGAGAGCTACCTCCAGCGGACTGTCTGGTCTCTGCGGCACGTCGGGGCCGTGTGCAGCCCGGTGACCATCAAGATAGCACCTCCCAAGCCGAAAGTGCTGCTCTCCAGCCCCCCAGCAGAGGTGAGGGACTCCGCAGGGTCCTCACCCTCGGAGAAGCCCCCAGACCCATGTGCCAAGGAGACAGTGCTGAGGGCCCTCAGAGAGTGCAAGAAAGGGAGGGCCAGGTTGGAAGAATCA CGCGTCCCCAGGGCTTGCCAGGTAAGGGAAGGAGTCCCCGAGGCCAGACCATCCACATTTAAGCCCCTGATGAAAAATGGAGTCCTCACTTCTTTTGTGCCCACGCCTGGGGCTCTGAAGAGAAGCCTCGACTCCTGGAGCTCAGATCACAGCTTGAACAAGAGGTCCAGTTGCTCCTCCATGAACTCCTTGGCCAGCACACGCACAGGTGGCCCCCTTGGCTCCAGGAGAAATGCAATCTCAAGTTCCTACAGCTCTTCTAAAGCTTTCTCTGAGTCTTGGAAGAGAAGTGTTCCCAGTGCCTCTCTGCAGCCACCAGAAAGGCCtgtaaaaaagaaaggcaagggtCATCATTCTCACTCTCTGGTCCCGATGTACTCAGACCAGTTCCCAGCAGCTTCTGGGGAACCAAGTCTGC AGCCTCAGCTTTTCTCTAGCCCTGGGGACCTGCTGTCACAGACCCCACCTGCCCAGCTAGGGGATGCAGACCCTGAAGGGGATGTGGCCTTAGGGAAAAAAGGTAGACTCCAGTGGAGCAATCCAGCCAGAGAGGAGACGCCTGAGGGCACCACCCACTCTGGCTCTGACACTTGGTCTGCTGCTCAGCCTTCGCTGTCTCTTCCCG CTCTTGCAGGCACAGCTCCAACCCAGGGCACAAATCCACAGATGGAAAGCTTAGCAGACAGGCAGGAGCCTCCTGGGGAGGATGTCAGTGTAGCCCATTCACCTCTGGAGGTCTGGAGGCTgctgtcttcacatggcttccCCT ACCAGTCAGGGCCCCTGCTGGGCACTTCTTCAGACTCACATCCCACAGCCACATCCATCTTGCTGACCCCAGTTTCTCCCACCTGTCCAGTCACTGATGCCACA GGCCCTCATCTCCCTCTCCTAGGACTCCcatgccccccaccaccaccaacaacaacactTCCTGTGCAAAGTACTTTGTTTGGAGTGAGTAGCCCAGCTCCCCATTTTCCTGCATCTTCATGTCCTGCTGCAACTTCTGCTGGACA ATCGAGCCCTGTTTGGGGGCCCCCACCCTACAGTGAGATCAGAGGCTCCTTATATTCCAGCACTTCTGTGGTGGCTGCAGCATCTTCAACTCCAGCTGTCTTCGCTCCCACCTTCAAGCCTATCTTTGGTGGCCTAGGACCTCTGAAAACTCTGCCCAGGATAGCTCACTTCTCTTTCAAGCAaacctctcctccagctcctcccacTTCTACCCATCTGCTCCATAGCCTGGTCAAGACGACTTCTGTAGTCATGGCCACCACCCCAGGCAGCACATCCAAAGACTCTTCTTTCACACAGCCTTTGGATTTTGGTGTCAGTACCAGTACCATGGACAGCACTTACTCCATCCCTTCTACTTGCCACACTTTACTTCTTGGGGCTGCCTGTGCCTTCAGAGCCAGCTTCTCTCCAGACACAAGCTTCATCTTCCCACCACAGCAGCGTGCTACCATTCCCACCGTACACACAGTCACCATCTTTAGCCAGGTTCTTACCAGTGCTGTCCAGATATCCCCAAATAAAAGCACTGCAAATTTTCGGGGTGTGGGTGATCCTCTTTCAGCCTCAGCCCTGGTCACCACAAACCAGCCCTCATTATCATCCAGCATCTCCAGTCCAACCTTAGCATTTGCCGTTTCCTTGGGGTCAGGCTCGAGGCCATCTTTCCCACTCTCCCCAGGAGCCACCTCCCAGCCAGCATTCAGGGCTACAGGTGGACAGAAGCCAGGAGCCCTCCAACCAGCCCTGGGCCCAAGCTTCAGTAGCTCTTTCATTTTTGGAAACTCTGCAGTGGTGTCCCCAACCTCAACCCTAACTCCATCTCAGCCAGCCTTCAGCAGTACCACGCAGTCACCCTGTGGGGGTTTGACACCCTCAGCCTCCACCTTTCACATCCCTTCCAGCATCTTGCCAAATTTGGGCAGTACTCTAGCAGGTTTTCCCTTTGGTCAACCTAGTACAACTGATATTGGAGTTGTCTACCAGACCCACCAGAATGGGGCTTGTGGTTCAGTGTTCAGCAGCACAGCCCCACGACCTTTTGCCTTTGGGGGATTGGTGACCCCTATGGACTGTGGGGAGATTGGGATCAGTGCCCCAGACATGAGCTCCAAATCTGGAGCATTCAGCATTGGAGCAGTGCCAAGTGGGACAACTAGTACCATCACACCCTTTGGAAAAGGCTGTAGCCAGAACACCCAAGGCCTGACCAGCCAGAACACACCTTTTGTTGTGGGGAGGGCCAGCATTTCTGCAAGAAAGACTATGTCTGGGGGCCCCTGCATGGCCCCCTTTGCTCAGGGCATGCCTGTCCCTGGGCCAATACAGACTAACAGTAGCCTTGGCTTTGGGATGCCCTCTCCACTTGCTCAGGGTTCTCCTGGGAGAGGACCTTTCAGATCATCAGCCTCTTCATTTTCCATTGGTGCAATATCAAAACCCCCAAAGAATCGGGAGCAAAGGCATTCCCGAAGGCATCATGCACACAAGAAATAG